The following are encoded together in the Dehalococcoidales bacterium genome:
- a CDS encoding tail fiber protein: MEPFIGEIRMFAGNFAPRGYALCDGQLLTISQNDALFSLLGTTYGGDGRTTFGLPDLRGRLPVHAGTGPGLTQRRWGDKAGAENVTVTVGQLPVHTHTPQATNIPGSGSDPAGAVPAGATGGSYYTAEEPTQEMNAGAVSSAGGGQQHTNVMPFLCVNFIIALMGIYPSQN, encoded by the coding sequence ATGGAGCCGTTTATTGGAGAGATAAGGATGTTTGCCGGCAACTTCGCCCCCAGGGGATACGCCCTCTGCGATGGGCAACTGCTGACAATTTCTCAGAACGACGCCCTGTTTTCCCTGCTGGGAACAACCTACGGGGGCGATGGCCGGACCACGTTCGGCCTGCCGGACCTGCGCGGGCGACTCCCCGTTCATGCCGGCACCGGTCCCGGATTGACGCAGAGGAGATGGGGCGATAAGGCTGGTGCTGAGAACGTCACGGTCACCGTGGGCCAGCTGCCCGTCCATACGCACACGCCTCAGGCGACAAACATCCCGGGATCCGGCAGTGATCCCGCCGGCGCAGTCCCTGCCGGGGCAACCGGTGGCAGCTACTACACGGCCGAGGAGCCCACCCAGGAAATGAACGCCGGCGCCGTTTCCAGTGCGGGCGGCGGCCAGCAGCACACGAACGTGATGCCCTTCCTCTGTGTCAACTTCATCATTGCCCTGATGGGCATTTACCCGTCCCAGAACTAA
- a CDS encoding tail fiber protein produces MSEPFIAEIKIVGLNFPPRGWALCDGQLLPISQNTALFSLVGIIYGGDGRTTFGLPNLQGRAPMHPGTGPGLTSRSLGQHAGVENVTLTQGQIPSHNHKAMGASAENDHETPEDNSWGVNELGDQYRDSSNTTMDANMLKPVGSSQPHNNMQPWLGLNFVIALMGIFPSRN; encoded by the coding sequence ATGAGCGAACCTTTTATCGCCGAAATCAAGATAGTCGGCTTAAACTTCCCACCGCGGGGTTGGGCCTTATGCGACGGTCAGCTGCTGCCCATTTCCCAGAACACCGCCCTCTTCTCCCTGGTCGGCATCATCTACGGCGGTGACGGACGCACTACCTTTGGCTTGCCCAATCTGCAGGGCCGCGCGCCGATGCACCCCGGCACAGGACCGGGGCTCACTTCGCGCAGCCTGGGCCAGCACGCAGGTGTAGAGAATGTGACTCTGACCCAGGGCCAGATACCCAGCCACAACCACAAGGCAATGGGGGCGAGCGCCGAAAACGATCATGAGACCCCTGAGGACAATAGCTGGGGCGTCAATGAGCTGGGCGACCAGTACCGCGATTCGTCGAACACCACAATGGATGCCAATATGCTCAAGCCGGTGGGCAGCAGCCAGCCGCACAACAACATGCAGCCCTGGCTGGGGCTGAACTTCGTCATTGCCCTGATGGGCATTTTCCCGTCCCGGAACTGA
- a CDS encoding tail fiber protein: protein MSIPFLGEITIFGFNFPPRGWASCDGQILPINQNQALFFLLGTTYGGDGRTTFALPDLRGRVPVHPGDHGVTWEGTKGGGETQALNTTDVPAHTHQLSASNLVPNRESPGGNYLAASALNPYTPASPDKEMKPGSISGTGNGQGHENMQPFLVLNFCIALQGVFPSQN, encoded by the coding sequence ATGAGTATACCGTTCTTGGGTGAAATCACGATTTTCGGCTTCAACTTCCCGCCGCGAGGATGGGCCTCCTGCGATGGTCAGATACTGCCCATCAACCAGAACCAGGCCCTCTTCTTTCTGCTGGGAACCACCTATGGCGGGGACGGACGTACCACCTTTGCCTTGCCCGATCTCCGCGGTCGCGTGCCGGTCCATCCCGGCGACCATGGTGTTACCTGGGAGGGGACCAAGGGAGGCGGGGAGACGCAGGCCCTGAACACAACCGACGTGCCGGCACACACGCACCAGCTCAGCGCCTCCAATCTCGTTCCCAACCGCGAATCTCCCGGGGGGAACTACCTGGCGGCTTCAGCGCTGAATCCCTATACCCCCGCCAGCCCGGACAAAGAGATGAAACCCGGTTCCATATCAGGCACAGGAAACGGACAAGGACACGAGAACATGCAGCCCTTTCTCGTGCTCAATTTCTGCATTGCATTGCAGGGCGTGTTCCCGTCCCAGAACTAG